Proteins from one Sphingomonas sp. HF-S4 genomic window:
- a CDS encoding peptidylprolyl isomerase, translating into MRFVAALAAGATLLFAVPAAAQLGGGGPPAKPEIETFKGVGADPKAAVATSVAADPENTWILDLSSGGRVAIRLRPDVAPKMVAQIKTLTRRKFYDGIIFHRVIDGPENMAQGGDPTGTGGGDSDLPDVPAEFNNLPHVRGAVSAARKGAPATATPEQRKAAEDSANSQFFIMFGPRLGFDHDYTVFGRVSEGMQWVDKIERGEPPANPTKIVHAYIAADNPPPFQPAPVTAPALPEGETRVTLPQ; encoded by the coding sequence ATGCGTTTCGTTGCCGCCCTGGCCGCTGGTGCCACCCTGTTGTTCGCTGTACCCGCCGCGGCGCAGCTCGGAGGCGGCGGTCCGCCCGCCAAGCCCGAGATCGAGACGTTCAAGGGCGTCGGTGCCGATCCCAAGGCCGCAGTGGCCACCAGCGTCGCCGCGGATCCCGAAAATACCTGGATTCTCGATTTGTCGAGCGGCGGCCGCGTCGCGATCCGACTGCGTCCCGACGTCGCGCCCAAGATGGTCGCGCAGATCAAGACGCTCACCCGCCGCAAATTCTATGACGGAATCATCTTCCACCGCGTGATCGACGGCCCCGAAAACATGGCGCAGGGCGGCGATCCCACCGGCACTGGCGGCGGCGATTCGGACCTTCCCGACGTTCCCGCCGAGTTCAACAACCTGCCGCACGTCCGCGGCGCGGTTTCCGCCGCGCGCAAGGGCGCGCCGGCAACCGCCACGCCCGAGCAGCGCAAGGCGGCCGAGGACAGCGCCAACAGCCAGTTCTTCATCATGTTCGGCCCGCGGCTCGGCTTCGATCACGACTATACCGTATTCGGCCGGGTCTCCGAAGGCATGCAATGGGTCGACAAGATCGAGCGCGGCGAACCGCCGGCGAACCCGACCAAGATCGTCCATGCCTATATCGCCGCCGACAACCCGCCGCCTTTCCAGCCCGCACCGGTCACGGCACCGGCATTGCCGGAAGGCGAGACCCGGGTCACGCTGCCGCAATAA
- the coaD gene encoding pantetheine-phosphate adenylyltransferase, whose translation MTTRTGVYPGTFDPITRGHMDIIRRGAKLVDRLVIGVTTNPSKSPMFSIDERMEMVKRETAGIDGEIHVVSFDSLLMDFAEREGASMIVRGLRAVADFEYEYQMAGMNQQLNHRIETVFLMADVSLQPIASRLVKEIALYGGAIRKFVSPEVEADVVARVEQIGRKGS comes from the coding sequence ATGACCACCCGTACCGGCGTCTATCCGGGGACGTTCGATCCCATCACCCGTGGCCATATGGACATCATCCGCCGCGGCGCGAAGCTGGTCGACCGGCTGGTGATCGGGGTGACCACCAACCCCTCCAAGTCGCCGATGTTCAGCATCGACGAGCGGATGGAGATGGTGAAGCGCGAGACTGCGGGGATCGACGGCGAAATCCATGTCGTCAGCTTCGATTCGCTGCTGATGGATTTCGCCGAGCGCGAGGGCGCGAGCATGATCGTCCGCGGGCTGCGCGCCGTCGCCGATTTCGAGTACGAATATCAGATGGCGGGGATGAACCAGCAGCTCAACCATCGTATCGAAACCGTATTTCTGATGGCCGATGTGTCGCTCCAGCCGATCGCAAGCCGCCTGGTCAAGGAAATCGCGCTCTATGGCGGCGCGATCCGCAAGTTTGTCAGCCCCGAAGTCGAGGCCGATGTGGTCGCCCGCGTCGAGCAGATCGGCCGCAAGGGTAGCTGA
- a CDS encoding NAD-dependent succinate-semialdehyde dehydrogenase — translation MFTSINPATGEAGETFQELDADGVELALCRAQTCFQSWRTASLDQRTQLLGAIADQWEANKQHLAEMAVKEMGKTITSAIAEVEKCISGFRHYAEHGPSYLAPTEVETPGGHAVARWLPMGPVLAVMPWNFPYWQVVRFLAPTIMAGNVALLKHASSVQGCAALMQQLASAAGAPDGLFQNLAIKSDKVSDIIADKRVVAVTLTGSEGAGAKVAQAAGRALKKVVLELGGSDPLIVMPSADLDLAAKTAVTARVQNAGQSCICAKRIIVHAEVYDAFLEKFSAGMKAVKIGDPMDADTGMGPLSSDAQRETVLEQVERAKSAGAELLFGAEKIEREGAWMTPGVLVGLDPESDVAKEEIFGPVAAVYRVDDIDAAIALANDVPYGLGSAVWTQDEAEIERFARDIESGMTAVNALLASTPEAPFGGVKLSGHGRELGPWGMHEFMNLKAVMYGAGKAGD, via the coding sequence ATGTTCACCAGCATCAATCCCGCGACCGGCGAGGCCGGCGAGACCTTCCAGGAGCTCGATGCCGACGGCGTGGAACTGGCGCTGTGTCGCGCGCAGACCTGCTTCCAGTCGTGGCGTACTGCGTCGCTCGACCAGCGGACCCAACTACTGGGCGCGATCGCCGACCAGTGGGAGGCCAACAAGCAGCACCTTGCCGAGATGGCGGTCAAGGAGATGGGCAAGACGATCACCAGCGCCATCGCCGAGGTCGAGAAATGCATCTCCGGGTTCCGACATTACGCCGAGCATGGGCCTTCCTATCTGGCGCCGACTGAAGTCGAGACTCCGGGCGGCCACGCAGTTGCACGTTGGCTGCCGATGGGGCCGGTACTCGCGGTGATGCCGTGGAATTTCCCGTACTGGCAGGTGGTGCGCTTCCTCGCGCCGACGATCATGGCGGGCAATGTCGCGCTGTTGAAGCACGCGTCGAGCGTGCAGGGCTGCGCCGCGCTGATGCAGCAGCTGGCGAGCGCGGCGGGGGCGCCCGACGGGCTGTTCCAAAATCTGGCGATCAAGTCCGACAAGGTCTCCGACATCATTGCCGACAAGCGCGTGGTGGCAGTGACGCTGACCGGCAGCGAAGGCGCGGGCGCCAAGGTCGCGCAAGCGGCGGGCAGGGCGCTCAAGAAGGTCGTGCTCGAACTCGGCGGATCGGACCCGCTGATCGTGATGCCCTCGGCCGATCTCGATTTGGCGGCGAAGACCGCGGTGACCGCGCGCGTCCAGAATGCCGGGCAGAGCTGCATCTGCGCGAAAAGGATAATCGTCCACGCCGAGGTGTACGATGCATTTCTCGAGAAATTCTCCGCGGGCATGAAGGCGGTCAAGATCGGTGATCCGATGGATGCGGACACAGGGATGGGGCCGCTGTCGAGCGACGCCCAGCGCGAGACCGTGCTCGAACAGGTCGAGCGCGCCAAGTCGGCGGGTGCGGAGCTTCTGTTCGGCGCCGAAAAGATCGAGCGCGAAGGCGCATGGATGACGCCGGGCGTGCTGGTCGGGCTCGATCCCGAGAGCGATGTCGCCAAGGAGGAAATCTTCGGGCCGGTGGCGGCGGTCTACCGGGTTGATGACATCGACGCGGCGATCGCGCTGGCGAACGACGTTCCCTATGGGCTGGGCTCGGCGGTGTGGACGCAGGACGAGGCCGAGATCGAGCGGTTCGCGCGCGACATCGAATCGGGGATGACCGCGGTGAATGCATTGCTCGCCTCGACGCCTGAGGCGCCGTTCGGCGGCGTAAAGCTTTCCGGGCACGGCCGCGAACTGGGTCCGTGGGGGATGCACGAATTTATGAACCTGAAGGCGGTGATGTACGGCGCAGGCAAGGCGGGGGATTGA
- a CDS encoding DUF418 domain-containing protein — protein sequence MQDAAAVTTARHDSASQARLESVDIVRGFALMALFLVHMIESYELYWADPRSGPISDTVYLLFMGKSFSLLALCFGFSFFILMDRAARRGVDFTGRFAWRLAVLFAIGFGHAMIYRGDIIQLLALMGFVLLGFHRVRSNAVLIGVAALCFANPVLLVQLAAAMQGADWANQPPNQYVDPAMAVYLSGTFPEYLRANLWEGQLPKWWFMVESGRMTQILGLYLVGMVLGRIGFFGRLGDFAKARWIALAGAAASALGLHWLRDPFKAWFAAQRFGAEAERHLSYLLNSWFELAGTAMWLLVLLALFESPARALLRPLAGVGRTTLTLYILQSLVFVPVFYGFGLGMHDDWSQAVRLWVGLGAIAAQLVLAQLWLRHFRYGPVEWVWRALTYWRRDVPFKGAASG from the coding sequence ATGCAGGACGCAGCGGCGGTCACCACCGCCCGCCACGACAGCGCCAGCCAGGCGCGCCTCGAATCGGTGGATATCGTGCGCGGCTTCGCGCTGATGGCGCTGTTCCTCGTCCACATGATCGAGAGCTACGAGCTCTACTGGGCCGACCCCAGGAGCGGGCCGATCTCCGACACGGTGTACCTGTTGTTCATGGGCAAGAGCTTTTCGCTGCTGGCGCTGTGTTTCGGGTTCAGCTTTTTCATATTGATGGACCGCGCGGCGCGGCGGGGGGTGGATTTCACCGGGCGATTCGCGTGGCGGCTCGCCGTCTTGTTCGCGATCGGGTTCGGGCATGCGATGATCTATCGCGGCGATATTATCCAGTTGCTCGCGCTGATGGGGTTCGTGCTGCTCGGCTTCCACCGGGTGCGCAGCAACGCCGTGCTGATCGGCGTCGCGGCCTTGTGCTTCGCCAATCCGGTGCTGCTCGTCCAGCTCGCCGCGGCGATGCAGGGGGCGGACTGGGCGAACCAGCCGCCCAACCAATATGTCGACCCGGCGATGGCGGTGTACCTTTCGGGCACCTTCCCCGAATATCTTCGCGCCAATCTCTGGGAGGGGCAGCTGCCCAAATGGTGGTTCATGGTCGAATCGGGGCGGATGACCCAGATCCTCGGCCTGTACCTCGTCGGGATGGTGCTCGGGCGGATCGGCTTCTTCGGGCGGCTGGGCGACTTCGCCAAGGCGCGGTGGATCGCGCTGGCCGGTGCCGCGGCGAGCGCGCTGGGCCTCCATTGGCTGCGCGACCCGTTCAAGGCGTGGTTCGCGGCGCAGCGCTTCGGCGCCGAGGCCGAGCGGCACCTGTCCTACCTCCTCAACAGCTGGTTCGAGCTGGCGGGGACCGCGATGTGGCTGCTGGTGCTGCTCGCGCTGTTCGAGAGCCCGGCGCGCGCGCTGCTGCGCCCGCTCGCCGGCGTCGGGCGGACGACGCTGACGCTCTACATCCTCCAGTCGCTGGTGTTCGTGCCGGTCTTCTACGGCTTTGGCCTGGGCATGCATGACGATTGGAGCCAGGCCGTGCGGCTGTGGGTGGGGCTGGGCGCGATCGCCGCGCAGCTCGTGCTCGCACAGCTGTGGCTGCGACACTTCCGCTACGGCCCGGTCGAATGGGTGTGGCGCGCGCTGACCTATTGGCGGCGCGATGTGCCGTTCAAGGGCGCGGCAAGCGGCTGA
- a CDS encoding eCIS core domain-containing protein, with product MRTLAEKPQASRSAVPREARARHPETRGPALQMKRADGGVPPRAALPMALDILRSPGHALDPGSRALLEQRLQQDFGAVRVHADAQAADAARAVGARAYTVGQNIVFGRGEYRPGSPEGMRLLAHELAHVVQQRRGVSLNGGMGRAGDGYEQQADAVADAVVAGRPAGGLLSAPSSAGSGAAGSGGVAIQRQAAPAASEAPKEEEETLVTEGDWMRKAVIDAARGRDTAKTTIMSQEEIEKIRKGYTQEYKVKVDGKEETRTRSIAPMANYTTCVEFAGQTYGDAITARSKKLGRTVKESQGASRLLSDTKRILDAEYQLQAEIDAYNAQIKLNRASLEDSQNRFHKTIDGPKTRQVKALAEQARLESEKTQLEGEAGQLETELATLIEARDAASASGDKDRAKELDAQVKAKRLELLRKRNALLGTRQRLAGQGQLVTQLRHMIDQIDGQKTKTEAMIAKRTGKLAELDKQDDMIIRPPTPLAIHPKRGEYVLLGAGAAQSYGVKKETSVTLGKGAFKHIAVFDRWEPAPSTPGNPDEKWERWHTIDGGDITSTSKSILVCVNDLRVAPGASEKPWFASKTVLIGWVDMNILMARAAPGKPTGATPGVP from the coding sequence CCCATGGCGCTCGACATCCTGCGCTCCCCGGGCCACGCGCTCGACCCCGGCTCCCGCGCGCTGCTCGAGCAGCGGCTGCAGCAGGATTTCGGCGCGGTGCGCGTGCACGCCGATGCCCAGGCCGCGGACGCGGCACGCGCGGTCGGCGCGCGCGCCTATACGGTGGGCCAAAACATCGTGTTCGGCCGCGGCGAATATCGCCCGGGGTCGCCCGAAGGCATGCGGCTGCTCGCGCACGAGCTCGCCCATGTCGTGCAGCAGCGCCGCGGGGTGTCGCTCAACGGCGGCATGGGCCGCGCCGGCGATGGCTATGAGCAGCAGGCCGATGCCGTGGCGGACGCGGTCGTCGCCGGCCGGCCGGCGGGGGGCCTGCTTTCCGCGCCATCGTCGGCAGGAAGCGGCGCGGCAGGAAGCGGTGGTGTCGCGATCCAGCGGCAGGCGGCACCCGCGGCGAGCGAGGCCCCGAAGGAGGAAGAGGAGACGCTGGTCACCGAGGGCGACTGGATGCGCAAGGCCGTCATCGACGCCGCCCGCGGGCGCGACACGGCCAAGACGACGATCATGTCCCAGGAGGAAATCGAGAAGATTCGGAAAGGCTATACTCAGGAGTACAAGGTCAAGGTCGACGGCAAGGAGGAGACGCGGACCCGGAGCATCGCGCCGATGGCGAACTACACCACCTGCGTCGAGTTCGCGGGCCAGACCTATGGCGATGCGATCACCGCGCGATCGAAAAAGCTGGGCCGAACGGTCAAGGAGTCTCAGGGTGCCTCGCGCCTTCTGTCCGACACCAAGCGGATCCTGGACGCCGAATACCAGCTCCAGGCCGAGATCGATGCGTACAACGCGCAAATCAAGCTCAATCGGGCGTCGCTCGAAGACTCGCAGAATCGCTTCCACAAGACGATCGACGGTCCGAAGACGCGCCAGGTCAAGGCGCTGGCGGAGCAGGCGCGGCTCGAGTCGGAAAAGACCCAACTGGAGGGCGAGGCGGGGCAACTCGAGACCGAATTGGCGACGCTAATCGAGGCGCGCGACGCGGCGTCGGCAAGCGGCGACAAGGATCGCGCCAAGGAACTCGACGCGCAGGTCAAGGCGAAGCGTCTGGAGCTGCTGCGCAAGCGGAACGCGCTGCTGGGCACGCGGCAGAGGCTGGCCGGTCAGGGCCAGTTGGTCACCCAGCTCCGGCACATGATCGACCAGATAGACGGGCAGAAAACGAAGACCGAAGCCATGATCGCCAAGCGCACGGGCAAGCTCGCCGAACTCGACAAACAGGATGACATGATCATCCGCCCCCCGACGCCGCTGGCCATCCATCCCAAGCGCGGCGAATATGTCCTGCTCGGCGCCGGCGCCGCCCAGAGCTACGGCGTCAAGAAGGAGACCAGTGTCACGCTCGGCAAGGGCGCGTTCAAGCACATCGCCGTGTTCGATCGATGGGAGCCCGCGCCCAGCACGCCGGGCAATCCGGACGAGAAATGGGAGCGGTGGCATACGATCGACGGCGGCGACATCACCTCGACGAGCAAGTCGATCCTGGTCTGCGTCAACGACCTGCGCGTAGCGCCCGGCGCTTCGGAAAAACCCTGGTTCGCCTCCAAGACCGTGCTGATCGGCTGGGTCGACATGAACATATTGATGGCCCGGGCCGCGCCGGGCAAGCCCACCGGCGCGACTCCGGGTGTGCCTTGA
- a CDS encoding AMP-binding protein, producing MTDPEQIWRTAFHHPGNWDDEFPPTTMVALFEASASAHPDACFLDFMGRKYSYGETLDGANRVACGLKALGYGPGDRIGLFLPNVPHYVAAYYGILKLGGTVVNFSPLYSVEELAAQVEDSGTKLLFTLSASALLPTALKVLEQSGLERLVVGSVAGALPPAKSLFYRWFRGSEVTPRPEDPRILAFSQLIANQGECEPLELDPNRDIALIQYTGGTTGTPKGAVLTHQNLSANARQVARLDPDMATAKDSILGVLPFFHVFANTCVLNRTVLTGGEIAMLPRFNAKQALETLRRTRPRSLPGVPTMYQALLDAPDMKPDDFSSLKFCISGGAPLSAQLKEEWERVTGARVLEGYGLSESSGVVSANPYVGLNKPGTIGQPLAGTRVRLVDKEDPSRPPPPGEPGEIVVSGPQIMQGYWNRPDADAQIFVEVDGEGHWLRTGDVGTIDEDGFIRIVDRLKDMIAVGGFKVFPSQIESVLYRHPAVKEALVIGLPDPYHGELPHAYVVLDEDTDPVSGPDLSVWLNAQLGKHERVSQVVVRESLPKTMIGKLSRKDLIAEVMAA from the coding sequence ATGACTGATCCCGAGCAGATCTGGCGTACCGCATTCCATCATCCCGGCAATTGGGACGATGAATTTCCGCCGACCACGATGGTCGCGCTGTTCGAGGCCAGCGCCAGCGCCCACCCCGACGCCTGCTTCCTCGACTTCATGGGCCGCAAGTACAGCTATGGCGAGACGCTCGACGGCGCCAATCGCGTCGCCTGCGGGCTCAAGGCACTCGGCTATGGCCCTGGCGACCGGATCGGGCTCTTCCTGCCCAACGTGCCGCATTATGTCGCCGCTTATTACGGCATCCTCAAGCTCGGCGGGACGGTGGTCAATTTCTCGCCGCTCTATTCGGTCGAGGAGCTCGCCGCGCAGGTCGAGGATTCGGGGACGAAGCTGCTCTTCACCCTCTCCGCCTCGGCACTGCTGCCGACCGCGCTCAAGGTGCTCGAGCAGAGCGGGCTCGAGCGTCTGGTGGTCGGTTCGGTCGCCGGTGCGCTGCCTCCGGCCAAGTCGCTCTTCTATCGCTGGTTCCGCGGCAGCGAAGTCACTCCGCGCCCCGAGGACCCACGCATCCTGGCCTTCTCGCAGCTCATCGCCAACCAGGGCGAATGCGAGCCGCTCGAACTCGACCCCAACCGCGACATCGCCCTCATCCAATATACCGGCGGCACCACGGGCACGCCCAAAGGCGCGGTGCTCACGCACCAGAACCTTTCGGCCAACGCGCGGCAAGTCGCGCGACTCGACCCCGACATGGCGACGGCCAAGGACAGCATCCTCGGCGTCCTCCCCTTCTTCCACGTCTTCGCCAATACCTGCGTGCTCAACCGCACCGTGCTGACCGGCGGCGAGATCGCTATGCTGCCGCGGTTCAATGCCAAGCAGGCGCTCGAGACGCTCCGCCGAACGCGGCCGAGATCGCTCCCCGGCGTCCCCACCATGTACCAGGCGCTGCTCGACGCGCCCGACATGAAGCCCGACGATTTCAGCTCGCTCAAATTCTGCATCTCGGGCGGCGCACCGCTTTCCGCACAGCTCAAGGAGGAATGGGAGCGCGTCACCGGCGCCCGAGTGCTCGAAGGCTATGGCCTGTCGGAAAGCTCGGGCGTGGTCTCGGCCAACCCTTATGTCGGGCTCAACAAGCCTGGCACGATCGGCCAGCCGCTCGCCGGCACGCGCGTCCGCCTGGTCGACAAGGAAGACCCGAGCCGCCCGCCGCCGCCGGGCGAGCCCGGCGAGATCGTCGTCTCGGGCCCGCAGATCATGCAGGGCTATTGGAACCGCCCCGACGCCGACGCGCAGATCTTCGTCGAAGTCGATGGCGAGGGGCACTGGCTGCGCACCGGTGATGTTGGCACGATCGACGAGGACGGCTTTATCCGCATCGTCGACCGCCTCAAGGACATGATCGCGGTCGGCGGCTTCAAGGTGTTCCCGAGCCAGATCGAATCGGTGCTCTATCGCCACCCGGCAGTGAAAGAGGCGCTAGTGATCGGCCTGCCCGATCCCTATCATGGCGAGTTGCCCCACGCTTATGTCGTGCTCGACGAAGACACCGATCCGGTGTCGGGGCCCGATCTCAGCGTCTGGCTCAACGCCCAGCTCGGCAAGCACGAACGCGTCAGCCAGGTCGTCGTCCGCGAAAGCCTGCCCAAGACGATGATCGGCAAGCTGAGCCGCAAGGACCTGATCGCCGAAGTGATGGCGGCCTAA
- a CDS encoding exodeoxyribonuclease VII small subunit has protein sequence MADEAQISELSFEEALKELERIVTRLESGDAQLQEAIDLYERGDQLRRQCAARLDAAQSRIEAIRTDAQGRAAGTAPFAAG, from the coding sequence ATGGCAGACGAAGCGCAGATTTCCGAACTCTCGTTCGAGGAAGCCCTCAAGGAGCTCGAGCGCATCGTCACGCGGCTCGAAAGCGGCGACGCGCAGCTTCAGGAGGCGATCGACCTCTATGAGCGGGGCGACCAGCTTCGCCGCCAATGCGCCGCCCGGCTCGACGCAGCGCAATCGCGCATCGAGGCGATCCGCACCGATGCGCAGGGCCGCGCCGCCGGCACCGCCCCCTTCGCGGCCGGCTGA
- a CDS encoding polyprenyl synthetase family protein produces the protein MADASLTLQAALRQVAIEIDRQFDLLLAVPDDPRQGLYCAMRHATIGGGKRLRPLLVFGTAGLFGVDRGAMARVATALECIHVYSLIHDDLPAMDDDDMRRGKPTVHKAFDEATAILAGDCLHALAFELLASEHTHPDPFVRIELVGALAHASGPAGMAGGQMMDLAAEKASFDLPTVTRLQAMKTGALISCAVESGAILGRVPVEGRTGLRGYARDVGLAFQIADDILDAEGDEELAGKKLRKDEAAGKETFLTLLGLDRAREQARLLVDQAIAHLKPYGAEADLLRDIARYTLERDR, from the coding sequence ATGGCTGATGCGTCCCTCACGCTCCAGGCGGCGCTCCGGCAGGTCGCCATCGAGATCGACCGCCAGTTCGACCTGCTGCTCGCGGTCCCCGACGATCCCCGCCAGGGCCTGTATTGCGCGATGCGCCACGCCACGATCGGCGGCGGCAAGCGGCTGCGGCCGCTGCTCGTGTTCGGTACCGCGGGGCTGTTCGGCGTCGATCGCGGCGCGATGGCGCGCGTCGCGACCGCGCTCGAATGCATCCATGTCTATTCACTGATCCACGACGACCTGCCGGCGATGGACGATGACGACATGCGCCGGGGCAAGCCCACGGTGCACAAGGCATTCGACGAGGCGACGGCGATCTTGGCGGGCGACTGCCTCCACGCGCTCGCCTTCGAGCTGCTCGCCTCGGAGCACACGCATCCCGATCCGTTCGTCCGCATCGAACTGGTCGGCGCGCTCGCGCATGCCTCGGGCCCGGCGGGGATGGCCGGCGGCCAGATGATGGACTTGGCGGCGGAGAAAGCGAGCTTCGATTTGCCGACGGTCACGCGGCTCCAGGCGATGAAGACCGGCGCATTGATCTCCTGCGCAGTCGAAAGCGGCGCGATCCTGGGCCGCGTGCCCGTGGAGGGACGTACCGGGCTGCGCGGCTATGCCCGCGACGTCGGGCTCGCCTTCCAGATCGCCGACGACATCCTCGATGCCGAGGGCGACGAGGAATTGGCCGGCAAGAAGCTCCGCAAGGACGAGGCGGCGGGCAAGGAGACTTTCCTTACCTTGCTCGGCCTCGATCGCGCCCGCGAGCAGGCCCGCCTGCTCGTCGACCAGGCGATCGCACACCTCAAGCCCTATGGCGCCGAGGCCGATCTGCTCCGCGATATCGCCCGCTACACGCTCGAGAGGGACCGATGA
- a CDS encoding sensor domain-containing diguanylate cyclase yields MVGGLIRILLALAGGVAMLCGAPAQAQTGVAGRPLSVCVLPDNGAMDPARLINEPGRFDCTTAQHKLGAGDFWVISHDIGERSRGRMPLNVRFASLWQQRVTLHVLYADGTVARQSTDARGITPLIQLGAIAEMRIPPARARVVRLLWHVEGASNLRGVLVGARLSTAAQSEHANLAMSALYAGFGGLAIALIIYNLALWGALRHRFQLYYCLMVALLLAYTFSSSGALAWAWPDIANNTRLRTNFLLLGMTGTAALVFARSFFEPRVFAGWLGRYATLVSIAMSGVGLFYFCTAPFAIRWVDLAFTCSFVGLSIAVVPMLWRAWRLRSNYLWLFSIAWGAPVLTAAIRALSNLHLIPWSFWIDNSTILAMMVEAVVSSLAVAYRIKLLRDERDDAIEREVMMRRLADTDPLTGLLNRRAFLQQAIGRSGEQQLLIVDLDHFKSVNETLGHDGGDEVLRIFARMLRTSLPAGTLVARIGGEEFAILTPAEQPIEPETVLAKLRQLRMPFDVHVTASIGACRGLLVSEVDWKALYRAADSALFDAKSAGRDRVRSGLRHAA; encoded by the coding sequence ATGGTCGGGGGACTTATTCGGATTTTGCTGGCGCTGGCGGGGGGCGTCGCGATGCTGTGCGGTGCGCCCGCACAGGCGCAGACCGGCGTCGCCGGCCGGCCGCTGTCGGTGTGCGTGCTGCCCGACAATGGCGCGATGGACCCCGCCCGGCTCATCAACGAGCCCGGCCGCTTTGATTGCACCACCGCGCAGCACAAGCTCGGCGCAGGCGATTTCTGGGTGATTTCCCACGATATCGGCGAGCGCTCGCGCGGGCGGATGCCGCTCAACGTGCGCTTCGCCAGCCTGTGGCAGCAACGCGTGACGCTCCACGTCCTCTATGCCGACGGCACCGTCGCGAGGCAGTCGACCGACGCGCGCGGCATCACGCCGCTGATCCAGCTCGGCGCGATCGCCGAGATGCGGATTCCCCCCGCCCGCGCCAGGGTCGTGCGCCTGCTCTGGCACGTCGAAGGCGCCTCGAACCTGCGCGGGGTCCTGGTCGGCGCCCGTCTCTCCACCGCCGCGCAGAGCGAGCACGCCAATCTGGCGATGTCCGCCCTCTACGCGGGGTTCGGGGGACTCGCGATCGCGCTGATCATCTACAATCTCGCTTTGTGGGGCGCGCTGCGACATCGCTTCCAGCTTTATTATTGCCTGATGGTCGCGCTGCTGCTCGCTTATACCTTCTCCTCGTCCGGAGCACTCGCCTGGGCGTGGCCGGACATCGCCAACAACACCCGGCTGCGCACCAATTTCCTTCTGCTCGGCATGACCGGCACCGCCGCGTTGGTCTTCGCGCGCAGCTTCTTCGAGCCACGCGTCTTCGCCGGCTGGCTCGGCCGCTACGCCACGCTGGTCAGCATCGCGATGAGCGGCGTCGGGCTGTTCTATTTCTGCACGGCGCCCTTCGCGATCCGCTGGGTCGATCTCGCCTTCACCTGCTCGTTCGTGGGGCTGTCGATCGCCGTGGTGCCGATGCTGTGGCGCGCCTGGCGGCTGCGGAGCAACTATCTCTGGCTGTTCTCGATCGCCTGGGGCGCGCCGGTGCTCACCGCGGCGATACGCGCGCTCTCCAATCTCCACCTCATCCCCTGGAGCTTCTGGATCGACAACTCGACGATCCTCGCGATGATGGTCGAGGCCGTGGTCTCGTCACTGGCGGTCGCCTATCGCATCAAGCTGCTGCGCGACGAGCGCGACGACGCGATCGAGCGCGAAGTAATGATGCGCCGCCTTGCCGACACCGATCCGCTCACCGGGCTGCTCAATCGCCGCGCCTTTCTCCAGCAGGCGATCGGGCGTAGCGGCGAGCAGCAATTGCTCATCGTCGATCTGGATCACTTCAAGTCGGTCAACGAGACGCTCGGACACGATGGCGGCGACGAAGTGCTGCGCATCTTCGCGCGGATGCTGCGAACCTCGCTCCCCGCCGGCACGCTGGTGGCACGGATCGGCGGCGAGGAATTCGCCATCCTCACTCCGGCCGAGCAGCCGATCGAGCCCGAGACCGTGCTCGCCAAGCTCCGCCAGTTGCGCATGCCGTTCGATGTCCATGTCACTGCGAGCATCGGCGCGTGTCGCGGGCTGCTCGTCAGCGAGGTCGATTGGAAGGCGCTGTACCGGGCCGCCGATTCGGCGCTGTTCGACGCCAAGTCGGCGGGGCGCGACCGCGTCCGCAGCGGCCTCCGCCACGCCGCCTGA